Genomic window (Drosophila sulfurigaster albostrigata strain 15112-1811.04 chromosome 2R, ASM2355843v2, whole genome shotgun sequence):
CAATCCCAAAGATGTGGCTGACAAGGGTGCCAttcaaaactatttaattgatCTAACTGATGGTGGCTTTGACTACACTTTCGAATGTATTGGTAATGTGAACACTATGCGTGCTGCCCTGGAGGCCACACACAAAGGTTGGGGCACCTCAGTGATCATCGGTGTCGCAGGCGCAGGCCAAGAAATTTCAACTCGGCCCTTCCAATTGGTCGTGGGTCGCGTGTGGAAGGGATCTGCCTTTGGTGGATGGCGTTCAGTTAGCGATGTTCCGCGCCTTGTGGAGGATTATTTGAAGAAGGATCTGCTGGTTGATGAGTTCATTACCCATGAAATGCCATTGTCTGAAATCAATGTGGCTTTCGATCTGATGCACAAAGGGGAAAGTATTCGCAGCATTATTAAGTACTAAAACGCCTGCATGATACATTTCATTCTGTTTTTgcataaaacaataaagatTATAACTTTTCtacaaaatacacatacatatatatgtggtttttgctttgtcacaatgtaagtatttttttgtgaaattttatTCTGTCGTAATaggtttatattttaattggcgTAAATAAAAGATGACGGAAGCTGCATTTTGATAATAACTATTTTCTgtagtaaagtaaataatactTCACTATATGTGTATGACGTATTATCATTTGAATGCTGCTTATCAGTTCTCCGTTCtattaaatgctttaaatattgCCCATTCAATCTTTGACCCTGGCATAAATGATTATTATGTGAGCATTGcgaaattttatgaaattaattatttcagtGGCCATGTGGTTTTTTTCATAAACTATGATATAgttattgcaaattgttttttttttttgtaaatctgTTTCGTAGCAATTACGAAAACAATTTAGACTTTTTactttgcaaaaataatagttATACGGAGCTCTAAATTAAAATCACATGTGagcttttatttacttgtgTTGAGTATTGAAAACCACAAATCTATAGGTTTAATATatctgtatttatttcatacttttttaGACAAGAGTATTTTGGTGATGATCTACCAGAGgggtttttattaattataagtACTACCACaataatatcatttttttccttttttataataaatgcgCATGCAATTTTGGTAttgtttgatatatatttaaaattaaaattaccattttaaatgcatacaCGTCGTTTTGCTTAATAACTATGTACATTATGTCTTTTATTCGTACGTCATGTAAAAAACACAATGTTattgcatacatataaatacataaaatttcttatatttttttgttcattttaaattttgtctaTGCTCCATAAGCCTTTAAAATACTTACACACAAAACATGCTTTAAATTGGCAATGCTCTTTTTGTAAATGTGGCATTTtgtaatacaatacaataataatgtcTATGATTATTTGAGTATAGATGTATAAGGACTACAACTAGTATTCAGAGCGGAAGAAATGGTCGAGAATAAAGAGGAATActgaaattcgaaattatCAAAAGGCAAGAAGAGTATTCATGAAATGCaaacagtcgagtgtgttgtCTCGACCGTATTTGGTTAATACTAATTGATAAAAGTGTTGTGAAATTTGTTTGAGCACTGCGCGGACCAGATTAACTTGACAAAGATATAGAGATATTTAACTTGGCTAGCAACACAACCAAGTCGCAAGTCGCATCGTTTACATTTGGGTGTCGTAGTAGTAGAAATCATCGAATGGATACCCGTAAAAGACCGGGTGCTATGGCACTCACGACCAGCGCgacttttgcatttcaatttgaccCTCCAGAGTCTTGgccaaataaataacaaacagcTGCAATAGCGCAATGCCTAAAGCAACGCCAGCGATTACATACAGATTGCGTTCGGCCCAAACTCGCACGATCTCAATGCAGCCGCTAGTCCATATGCGTTTGCTGGCCGCCGCCACCGAATGCTCTTGCACTCCATAGCCGCACATAATGTTGACTAGGCCAGAGCTTATGTCCGTAGCATTTATGCAGCAACTGTAGGGCACGCCACACTTCTCTACCGACGGCGAAGAACAgttgaaatattcatttttgcCTGTAAAAGAAATGATTGAAAAAGTTGTCCACAATTAACCAGACTTGATTGCTTACTCCAATCCTGATAACCTGCATTGCTGAGGCCACAGCACTTGAACTCCTGCTGTGCAAAATCGATGAAATTCTGAAGATCCGAGTCGTCGCGATAGGAATGTATAATCTTGTCCGTAAACTGCAGTTCCAGGAATGAATTCATGTTTTGAGGGAAGACAAAGCAAATGATggctgcaaaaatattaatgaaaattagttaaatttgcCCATATCAATATGAATAATTGCTATCCCACCTATGGCCATTTCCATAAGAAAGAAGACTAGCAGGCACATCGAGTAGAATTTGAGCAAACAAGTGTTCTCCCTTAGAGCGCCCAGGCAACCCGCAAAGCTGACCACAAATATCACAATGCCTGCGATGATCATAACTAGGGATATGTTAAAGATGACATCGTAGATGGTCTCGAGCCGAACCCATCCATTTCCATCCTTAAGCTTGTCCATGAACGCATAGATACCAATGGCCATCAAGAGACCTCCAAACAGCCAGAACAAAAAGTTCAGCAAAAAGATCAAATATTTCACACAGCTGGAAACGTATGTAAAATGATGTGGATACATTCTCGGGTGCATGTAACTGCCGCCGCCGTGATATCTGTGGTTACTCATGGCTGGTTTCGTTCACTATTTATACCACTAACTATAGTGAAAATGAATAtctatgtatttgtttgtttgcttagtTTGTATGTATGAGAAAGAACGACGTTGAATATTccactcttcttcttcctgCACTGTTTCGCCCTTTGTTGACGCCCTCTCTTTGCGTGTGGTCCAAGCTGGCTAGAGATTAATTAAACCCAAATGCTCACATCGCGTCCGTTTTGTTgtcaaatttaacaaattattttacatttagcACTCATTATTATTGGTTTTTTACTATAGGAAATTAACAATTTACGACGATTATGAGAGATAACGAGATGAGTCgcgcacaaaaacaacaatgtaGTGCGACGTTGCCAGACCGCTCAGATTAATACTCACTATAGTTGGCAACGCGACACAACAGCTggccgcaaaaaaaaattatatggcAACTGCGTTTAGTTTAATAGGCAGCTGATTTctaaatttttagtttttcattttccttcgTTGTGAAAACATTGGCCGTTTGTGGCTGTGCTGTCCGTTAACATTTGGACGCCACTTACACAAagctataaaattataaacaaaagccaaaaatagaaatataacaagcagcagcaccaaaattatatattagcAGGTGAGCGATTTTCCCGTAGCAGTCGCAAAGCCTTCAAGGACGATGGCTGTATGTGTATGTTagtttgtgtgtgcgctttTAAGTTTGCCTTGTGTCTTTCGTATAAGGCGCTTTAATTGAGAAAATTGCCGTGTACGAGGCTCagattatgaaaatataaaattcttaatgCATTGTATTTTCGTTAAATGCAATTGTGCAAATTGCAGGCAGGCATTGGCTTTCTCTCTGTAATGCGCTTTCTCTCCGTTTCTGTGTACCCACAACATtcgtacacacacagatacaaacacatacaGTCTGCATACACACGTAGAAATAGAACGCCAAAAACACGGAAGTGGAAAAACTTGCATAAATATTAGTTTGCTCGCgtgtatttgttgtgtgtttgtgtgggcGTAAGAGAAAAAGCGCTCATAGGCAAAACATTGACTTttcaatgttgtttttggcttttcgcATGTGATTAAATAACCAGACAGCAGTGCCAAGTGCAAATTGCAAGTTGTCCGTTTCACGTTGCACGCTGGTTGTTTTCTTCTTGTGGCATTGATTGTTGTGGCGTTTTTCGTACTGCTTCGTTTGTCGCttgtaaaaaatgttttcacttTCTCGCTACGCACCGTGGGCACGAAACATCGCACTTATTGCTGCTAATGCTAACAAGCTCAGGTGCAACTTAAAcatcaatcaattaaaaagcaGGCTCGGTGTCTCTGCTCACTCCTTTTCTGGTGAGTATAATCGGCATAGTAGTATAGGTAGACATAAACATGGACTTGGGCTTTTATTTTCCGTGGAGGGAGTGCCACATTCTTTGGCCACTTTATTAGCAGCCCTCCATCGAATGGGCTTTCAATTCAATggatttgatttattgttaaagTGACTCGAACAAAGCCTTAAACAAACTGCGAttctattgatttttatacccgtcaTTCAAGAGTATAGAAGGGAATTATCACTTTGGGACATACATATTAGGGTTACTACATCGTAAATATGAATGTTGGGGAACATATTTCTAGATAGTTGAGGTTTGGCTTCCAATTATTCGAGGGTTTCCTAATCTCtctcaaattgaaaaacatagTTTAAACGCAAGAATGttcaaaactttttttgttactAACACCATTTGGGTATGATCAAATAATAAACTTCAAATTTACCCAAACAACATTTATGGATtccaaaaatgtttaacagGTATTTTACAGTCAAATACGctcgactgtagatttcttcTGATATATTGCTGTAGAAATGCCCTCTAATTGGCCAATTTCCAATTATAGATCAATTTTCTAGTTCAAATAGTTGGCATTAATGCGCTGCTGTCCACTTCGTTTGCTATTTATAACGCCGAAGTGATTTCATTCGATCAACTCAAATTCGTCGactatgttttttgtttattcgtAAAtcgtaaaagaaaaaattcgAAATGAATTCAGCGTTTTTAATTGTGTGCGACACACTTCAGTGGCTTTTCTCAATTGCTACCAACGCCGCAGATGCCGTTTTCCCCCCGTAAATTTCGTGTGCATCTTTTAGCTTTGTTTATGTTGGGCGCCACTTCATTTAAGTTGCGGCAAgagcattaatttatttttaacctATGCGTTTCCATCCACAATTTGTAGCTATGCAGTTGCCAAAGACTCCACAAATTTGTTCACACCTCCATCTCTTTATGTAAAATGGTCTCGGGCATTTTGTTTGTAGCTTGTTGCGCTTTGTATACAAATTACATGGCTAGATTGTTTTTCTTACACTCCACTCAATGGGTAAATCACCAGTTGAATCGATGCATTCCAAACATTTGATACCTCCCCCGCTTTAAGGTTAATcgacaattattattattgttatttgtttatgctttATTTGACTTAGTGCAAATCATTGTTGATAACATGATTCTTATCGTCTGTGGCCAACAACTTGcatgtttttataaattatgagCATTTAAGCTGTCGAGTACGAATCTACTGATAACTTGAGTAGTAAAACAATAGTAGATTGcaagatttaaaaataaactctgTGATTAAAATGGCTTTTGCtcgttaatttaaataattacaaccAATGTTGAATTAGAAAACTAGAAAGCTTGCAGAAACAAGGCAGGgcagattttaaatttcatactataatattaaaagtaaaggTGTTAAAGGCTTATTCGTTTGTGAACCCGAACACGAAGCACACTTTTCGCtgtaaattaatatgaattgCTCAATTGTTGtgaaccaacaaaaaaaaacatgttaaCCGCAAACTTAGGCACTAAACTCTACTCAAATTGCAGATTCACGTCAGGGCAACACAACAAATTCCACAGCCAACATGGAGAATAAAAGCGACAAGATTACTGTCAACAAAGAGGAACTACGCAAACGTCTAACCCCGCTGCAGTATCAGGTTACACAAGAAGCGGGCACCGAGCGCCCCTTTACAGGTTTGCTTTAATAAACTAGCTTATCTAACTAGTACAATGCAACTCAATGATATACAACATATTTGCAGGGTGTTACAACAAGCACTACGAGAAGGGGATGTATCAGTGCATTGTCTGTCATCAGGACTTGTTTAGCTCTGACACCAAGTACGATTCCGGTTGTGGTTGGCCAGCGTTTAACGATGTGGTCGATAAGGGTAAAGTGACCTTGCATCGGGATGCCAGTATACCAGGTATGTCGACTTGATCTCTAGGGCGATCTACAATAGCCTAGATTCGTTCAGCACTTTAGATGTTTGGccgaaagtttttttttgcatttgagaTTTACGTTTGTACAaagttttttgatttttatttgtttgttgtcgctTCGCAATACCGCCTTTGACTGAAAATTTATTCGATTCAATTGAAGTTAAAGCACCCTGCGTAGcagaatttaatttagataaaatatattattttgatagaTTTTAGTTGAAGTTTGTTCAGTGTCTTGACTGTTAAAATCTGTAAAAATATCGAAAGCGTGAAAAAGCGAATGTTGCAATATCGCGCTTTATTTGAAGATATGAAAATGATTGCTATGTGACATTTGTGTATTATCCttctgtgtttgttttgttaattgaaGAGTCCTGAATACTCGTTCAAAGTATTTAGATAGTACATACATCCTATACGTTTGTTATAAACATTCTTTAAAGTCGTGTGTTCACTGTAGTTGTTGGAATCGCTTAAACGCCTACTGTTTGTCCCATTAACGTTAATTGTGAGTTATGTCCTGTTTGATGAATGTGCAACTTCTAATCCAATTCTGATTCTGAACATAAACCAACTAAAAACTTATCTAATTGAGTATTATTCTTTTATCCACATCTTTTTTGctaaccaaaaaccaaaaccgaaaACTTCTTTCACAAAATTTCCcccaataaaaaaattataaaatactaaattaacgtaatatatgaataaaaatacagTAGTCATTTCAAAAACGTTAGGCATGGTGCGCACTGAGGTGCGCTGCTCCAAGTGCTCGGCTCACATGGGTCATGTGTTCGATGATGGACCGCCACCGAAGCATCGACGCTACTGCATCAACTCAGCATCGATTGATTTTGTGAAAAGTACAACTACATCCACGACGACATCGtccaagaaataataatatttactctTGATATTATTTACACAACTTATTGATATTATGGATGTGGATTAGTTACCGACAAAGAAAcccataaacaaattttattgtgtTAAGTTTGACGTACATTATAGTATGCCAATTTGAGAAGAGTTTATTTACAAGATActtacataattattattgcgcGGAATGTGTGATTTGAGGCCTGACATAAAGTATTAATACCCCTATGTAACGGATATTCCATTTCTTACAATGGATCAGACCGAATAAATTTACTACAATATGTTTTAGTTAATATGTTTTTCTGCGATTACTTGATAACTCATTTTTCAATTGCGGtttcaatatacataatatataactTCATTCAAGTGTATCCATAAAGCACGCACAAGCTTATCGTCATTATTATCTTAAGTTTTCTCAAACATTCCTTCTCATCCCTATTTGGGTTAGGTACCATGTACATAAATGTTGTATGGATGGAtttaccaacaaaaaaaaaaacttactgAAACAAATAGTTGGTCGCCTTGCTTACTCttcttatttctatttatttattatactcctatttgtgtttttatttggttCAACAATTGCtcatttcgttttgtgttgattattgcttttgcttttatacatTATATTTCAATCTTATTTGAAACATTGCAAGACTATTTGTAGCCGATCCATATATTGTCCAACAAACTGAATAATGTgtatttttcgtatatttttctatttctctttttttaactcgcttcgaaaacaaaaacaataccaATATTTAATGTAACTGTAAACGTTCTTGGGGGTTTGTTTTGctaacaaaacacaaacacacactcacacatacactctcGAAATcattgttaaaataattacaCATACACCTGATGCATAAAATGGCTTTtctaacaacaaaatattatattataatgtaTCGAATTTCATTACttatacattttcaatttcatcctatttttcattttctcaaCTGACGCCATCTCTTTCGTTTCTTTCCTTCGCTATCGCACCTTTCGAACATTGTCATATGACACATTTGTTGTCTCGTTATCTCGTTATCTCGCTGTCTCTTGCACAATTGCATTTTTGCTGTTCtatctatttttttctctttgcttgGATCATTATTTCTCTTATGTTATTTGTACGCTCTTGCATTCATATCCTGTCACTGTCACTCTATTCCTCTGCTTTTCATTCCACTTGTTTTAccatttatttcttaaactatttgatttttttcttatatcgatttgaacaaattgaatgaaatgcaattattcaacaaatattgtaaaaacaaaacaaacaaacaacaatgaaaacctaatgcaatgcaaaaattcaaaaaccaaaaaaccaacaaacgTACCCAAATTAATATCcacaatttgcaaatatacaaattaaaaagggGGCAATATTTTACTACTAATTGCACATCCAGAACGCATACGCACCGAGGTACGCTGCGCTCGCTGCAACGCCCACATGGGCCACGTTTTTGAAGACGGACCGAAGCCGACACGCAAACGCTACTGCATCAATTCAGCATCCATTGAGTTTGTCGAAGCGACGGATAcatcagcttcagcctcagcGCAGACATTAAGTCCCCAAGGTACACCAATTGCACAGCAATGAGAAATGCCAGGGGCTTGGAATCGGTATCAGGATCGGAAATGGGAACGAGTGGGAATGGAACAATCAACGAATACGAAAAATGTGCGAAAGAGTCTAACCTCAATGTTGCTGTTAAGGGTTTTTACACGTATTTTCTAACTTTCCGTAAATGTGGCCAATTATTCCTAGCATACGTCTATTGACATCTATTGATACTATCTTTTGATCAAATGGGCAGCTATTCATCAATTGTTCacatgaaaaaatataaaacaaaacgaaaaaaaatcaaagaagATTAACATAAAAACTTCCGTCTGTTTGTGTAAATAGCTAAATGTTTCTCTCTTTtactttgttatatttatacatacatacagtaCATATGCCTACATTAATACTTTgtaatacacacatacacattaataattttaaaatgtgcgCGCTAATAAACGTGTATtttttacaatatacaaaaatcaatttgcatagattgcttgtttttgttttgttgacaGTATTTTATGCAGTTTTTGCTTCTCACGCTTTTTAGGCGCCAAGTCGCAAGCAGGTGCGAACAGCTGTTCTCGCATCGCGTTGCCAACCTAACTGAATATGTGTTGCCCACAGTAAGTAGCGAATTGTGATGTAATAACCGATTCCGAAAAGAATTATGTGAAGCAACAAATTGtactaaatcaataaaacGATTCAattgagttgctgttgttcaattaatttcaaataaatttgtgctgACAAGCAAACACATGTTGCTCACATTCATTTAAAGTGAATAACTCAATAATGCAAAGCAATGTAGGGTGACTTCTATTCAGCCTGACCAACTGTTTGCACACTTGCAGCATTGTAGGTGCACGTGTGTGTGGGTACAAATCGGTGTACAAGTCTGTgacattcaaaatgttgttatGTCGCGTATCAGACAGCAAGCCGGTAAATTGGTCGTCGAATGTTGAAGCGATCACAACGTGTCTTGGTTTTGCTTGTGCGGtctgtaaattataaattttcaattatctaACAACAATCGTTAAAAGCGCAATCAGTGTGGGCAATAATGAAAGATAATGGCATCCAAGCAGCCGCCCAATAAATCCACTCCACGATAAGATTATACCTATGTTTTGGATGCTTGTCGTTTCCAAGAAGCGCAGTCCGAGTTGCTAAAATTAAACAGGCAGAACGCTAAAAGCATgcacaaaattgcaaatcgGAGCAAATTGAGCACAACAACGTGATACTCAACAAAGTATTACGACACTCTGTTCGCGTTCTATACGTTACAACCGTTTCGTTACGTGTCGTTACGTTCGTTGTAACGGGCGGCAAAATGAAGGAATGGCTTAAAATCTCATGCCTGCTGTGCGTCTTTGGCTTCGTACGCGAAATTCGACCTTCAGAACCGTATGTTACCGAATACCTTTTGGGACCATGGCGAAATATTACCGAAGATCAGGTGAGTATAAAATGTGAGTTACTTAAACGCAATTAAAATGTCTAATCGTCTGTTATTCGTAGTTGACCCGAGATGTCTATCCAGTGGGTACTTACTCACATCTGGTCCAattgattttcgtttttctaaTCACTGACTTTCTGcggtaaatatatattcagatatatctatataatacTTCAAATAACTTTCTTACATACAGGTACAAGCCGCTCATCATCACTGTGGGCGCCGCTGGTGTTATTATATGGAGCATGCTTATATGGACAACCAGTTTGCTCTCACTGCAAATTTTGGAATTCTTCTATGGCACCTATATGGCCGCCGAGGTGGCCTACTACACTTACATATATGCCAAGGTCGATAAGAAGTATTATCCTCGTGTCACATCGCACACGCGAGCCGCAATGTTTGCCGGCAAACTAATCTCTGGTATTACatcacagctgatgatcaATCTAGATCTAATGAACTACAAAGAGCTCAACTATATTACATTAGCCAGTgagtaattaattatattattaaaaactctTTCCATAGACTATATCGGGTTTAAACTGTCTGTCTGAATCGGCGATCACCCAGCTGTatgcaattttgaaattgacaATAGTTTTGTAGGTGCCACTCAAATAGATCTAGAGCTTAGAGTTCTAGCCGAcctttctttaaaaatagccaattgtaaaacattttttatgttatgttacaACATGATTAATTCGAACCGCAGCTCTAGCTTATGCATCCAATGAATAGTGATGTATTTATCTCtctaataaaacaaaattaaatgggGAGCTGGGCAGCTAAGATTAGAAATTgagattataaaaataattggatAGTCTAGACTATAGATTGCTaaactttatactttatagtcTTGTACcgtttatacattttttccgTATATTCACAGCTCAAATACTGGCGATGCTGTGGGCCTTTAGTCTACCCAAGGTCGATAAGAGCTTGTACTTTCATCGAGAGGCCTATTTAACAGAGGCTACGCCCACTATCGCCAGGCCCAAACCAGGTGAACAACAGGAATCGGCTGtcacagagactgagactgaggtaTGCCAACCGGTAAAACTTCGGAGCCAGAGCAGTGCGGGCGCGCTGTTGTGGCAACACTTTCACAATGCCTACACCAATCCGCGAGTGGTGCAGTGGAGCTTGTGGTATGCCATAGGTCTAGCGGGTTATCTGCAGGTGACCTACTACATGCAGGTGCTGTGGAAAGTGATTGAGCCAGAGCCACAGATTGCGTGGAATGGCGCTGTCGATGCTGTCCTCACCGCACTGGCAGCATTGTGTGCTCTTGCTGCAGGATATCTGCACACTGGTCGTCTTAGACCACGCGCCAGTTTGCTGGTGCTTTCCGTGCTGTCAGCACTGGAGGGCGGCAGTGTTTTAATCTGCTGTTGGACCAACAACATCTACTGGTCATATGCGGGCTTTGTAATCTTTGGCGCACTCTATGGCTTTACTATTACAGTTGCCAGGTAAGCGTTATCTTTGCTAAACTATATCagtgatatatttatttcatttcttgtGATTACAGCGCAGAGGTGGCACGAAACTTGCAGGAGGACAGCTTTGGACTGGTCTTTGGCATCAATACTCTACTGGCTTTGGTCTTTCAATCGCTACTTACCATAATTGTTGTCTCGGAAACGGGATTTGCTCTTGATCCTGTTGGACAATACACAGTATACGCTTTCTATTTCATTGCTGTGGCCGTCATCTACTTTATATCCGTCACGATTGAGCACTTTTGGCGACGCAGCAAGTCTACAGAAAAGTTGGCCGACAGCTTAGAATAGAGCCGCTCATTATGTACTTAATAATTAGTTGTTAGTAAGTTGTGGTTAAAGTTCTAGTTATGAAGATGTTCCTATACAAATATCAGCGTACAAATTGCAGAATCGGTACGGTAGTAACAAGGACTCATCGATAtagtatacaaaatgtatttgaaatatagaaacgcatttcaacaaaaattcaagattgttgttgtggctacCAAACAAACCTTTAAT
Coding sequences:
- the LOC133837334 gene encoding tetraspanin-33; translation: MSNHRYHGGGSYMHPRMYPHHFTYVSSCVKYLIFLLNFLFWLFGGLLMAIGIYAFMDKLKDGNGWVRLETIYDVIFNISLVMIIAGIVIFVVSFAGCLGALRENTCLLKFYSMCLLVFFLMEMAIAIICFVFPQNMNSFLELQFTDKIIHSYRDDSDLQNFIDFAQQEFKCCGLSNAGYQDWSKNEYFNCSSPSVEKCGVPYSCCINATDISSGLVNIMCGYGVQEHSVAAASKRIWTSGCIEIVRVWAERNLYVIAGVALGIALLQLFVIYLAKTLEGQIEMQKSRWS
- the LOC133837335 gene encoding methionine-R-sulfoxide reductase B1 isoform X3, which encodes MENKSDKITVNKEELRKRLTPLQYQVTQEAGTERPFTGCYNKHYEKGMYQCIVCHQDLFSSDTKYDSGCGWPAFNDVVDKGKVTLHRDASIPVVISKTLGMVRTEVRCSKCSAHMGHVFDDGPPPKHRRYCINSASIDFVKSTTTSTTTSSKK
- the LOC133837335 gene encoding methionine-R-sulfoxide reductase B1 isoform X4 gives rise to the protein MENKSDKITVNKEELRKRLTPLQYQVTQEAGTERPFTGCYNKHYEKGMYQCIVCHQDLFSSDTKYDSGCGWPAFNDVVDKGKVTLHRDASIPGMVRTEVRCSKCSAHMGHVFDDGPPPKHRRYCINSASIDFVKSTTTSTTTSSKK
- the LOC133837335 gene encoding methionine-R-sulfoxide reductase B1 isoform X1, encoding MENKSDKITVNKEELRKRLTPLQYQVTQEAGTERPFTGCYNKHYEKGMYQCIVCHQDLFSSDTKYDSGCGWPAFNDVVDKGKVTLHRDASIPGGNILLLIAHPERIRTEVRCARCNAHMGHVFEDGPKPTRKRYCINSASIEFVEATDTSASASAQTLSPQGTPIAQQ
- the LOC133837335 gene encoding methionine-R-sulfoxide reductase B1 isoform X2 encodes the protein MENKSDKITVNKEELRKRLTPLQYQVTQEAGTERPFTGCYNKHYEKGMYQCIVCHQDLFSSDTKYDSGCGWPAFNDVVDKGKVTLHRDASIPERIRTEVRCARCNAHMGHVFEDGPKPTRKRYCINSASIEFVEATDTSASASAQTLSPQGTPIAQQ
- the LOC133837328 gene encoding thiamine transporter 1 produces the protein MKEWLKISCLLCVFGFVREIRPSEPYVTEYLLGPWRNITEDQLTRDVYPVGTYSHLVQLIFVFLITDFLRYKPLIITVGAAGVIIWSMLIWTTSLLSLQILEFFYGTYMAAEVAYYTYIYAKVDKKYYPRVTSHTRAAMFAGKLISGITSQLMINLDLMNYKELNYITLATQILAMLWAFSLPKVDKSLYFHREAYLTEATPTIARPKPGEQQESAVTETETEVCQPVKLRSQSSAGALLWQHFHNAYTNPRVVQWSLWYAIGLAGYLQVTYYMQVLWKVIEPEPQIAWNGAVDAVLTALAALCALAAGYLHTGRLRPRASLLVLSVLSALEGGSVLICCWTNNIYWSYAGFVIFGALYGFTITVASAEVARNLQEDSFGLVFGINTLLALVFQSLLTIIVVSETGFALDPVGQYTVYAFYFIAVAVIYFISVTIEHFWRRSKSTEKLADSLE